The Henckelia pumila isolate YLH828 unplaced genomic scaffold, ASM3356847v2 CTG_461:::fragment_3, whole genome shotgun sequence genome window below encodes:
- the LOC140871985 gene encoding protein FAR1-RELATED SEQUENCE 5-like, which yields MCTTCSFNIAGIPLHKSYNSVVVEAGGYESMTFIEKYCRNYIDKVRKLRLGEGDAAAIQAYFSKMQSLSPGFFFSLDFDDEGRLKNIFWADNRCRQAYKEFGDVVTFDTTYLTNKYDMPFAPFVGVNHHGHSTLLGCGLLSSKDTETFVWLFKIWLECMEFKSSQGIITDQDRAMQNAIEAVFPNSKHRWCLWHILKKLPEKFGYHCQKASILSSVHELVYESQSTNEFKQGWFSMLDMYELQNNDWLIGLFRERTRWVPCFLRTSFWVGMSTTQRSESMNYFFDGYVHSKTSLKQFVEQYERALRSKVEKEFQADFKSFSQMVPGITRFDIERQFQKAYTIAKFKEFQQELTGKMYCDIESSEDGCHLFEFRGIICRHAIAVLIRYKFSVVPEQYILRHWRKDVSRLYMRVKINYNGWITTPGQLNYEKLCEAFTNVADMAADNDEETQKLLEWIESKASDLAISKLRSGCGRTLVSPQSMQVQSDHIDDTTQASIATCKFLDPKYTKTKGAPKKLRKKGPLEKCSKKSKVLVKSSKEKNPQPKNINNVIIQPGVQNSVMNQISFSQQLMGVHLHPWNVDYGLHLVSNYGVDQALTTLCSSRWCSNEDEVIGSNGVINNKAR from the exons atgtgcacAACATGTTCTTTCAATATAGCAGGTATTCCTCTTCATAAAAGTTATAACTCAGTTGTTGTTGAAGCAGGTGGATATGAAAGTATGacttttattgaaaaatattgtcgaaattatattgataagGTCAGGAAATTAAGACTTGGAGAGGGAGATGCAGCTGCCATTCAAGCTTATTTTTCCAAAATGCAGTCACTTTCTCCTGGTTTTTTCTTTAGCTTGGATTTTGATGATGAGGGTCGATTAAAGAATATATTTTGGGCAGATAATAGGTGTCGACAAGCTTATAAGGAATTTGGAGATGTAGTAACTTTTGATACAACATACTTAACTAATAAGTATGACATGCCATTTGCTCCTTTCGTCGGTGTTAATCATCATGGACACTCAACACTGCTTGGTTGTGGTTTACTTTCTAGTAAGGATACAGAGACATTTGTGTGGTTGTTTAAGATATGGCTAGAGTGCATGGAATTTAAGTCATCTCAAGGGATAATCACCGATCAAGATAGGGCAATGCAAAATGCCATAGAAGCAGTATTTCCCAACTCAAAACATAGGTGGTGTTTATGGCACATCCTTAAGAAATTACCTGAAAAATTTGGATATCATTGTCAAAAGGCTTCCATACTCTCATCTGTACATGAATTGGTGTATGAATCGCAAAGCACAAATGAGTTCAAACAGGGTTGGTTTTCTATGCTTGATATGTATGAATTGCAAAATAATGATTGGTTGATTGGACTTTTTAGAGAGAGAACTCGTTGGGTTCCATGTTTTCTTAGAACTTCATTTTGGGTCGGAATGTCAACAACCCAACGAAGCGAGAGTATGAATTATTTTTTCGATGGGTATGTCCATTCGAAAACTTCTTTGAAACAATTTGTGGAGCAATATGAGCGAGCTCTGAGGAGTAAAGTTGAGAAAGAGTTTCAAGCTGATTTTAAATCCTTCTCACAGATGGTCCCTGGCATTACTCGATTTGATATAGAGAGGCAATTTCAAAAAGCTTATACAATTGCAAAATTTAAAGAATTTCAACAAGAATTAACGGGAAAGATGTATTGTGACATTGAATCCAGTGAAGATGG ttgtCATCTATTTGAGTTTAGGGGAATAATTTGTAGGCATGCTATTGCAGTTTTGATTCGTTACAAGTTTTCTGTCGTTCCTGAGCAATATATACTTCGACATTGGAGGAAAGATGTGAGTAGATTGTATATGAGAGTGAAGATCAATTATAATGGATGGATAACTACTCCTGGTCAGTTAAATTATGAGAAGTTGTGCGAGGCATTTACAAATGTTGCAGACATGGCTGCAGATAATGATGAAGAAACTCAAAAGCTTCTCGAGTGGATTGAAAGTAAAGCAAGTGATCTTGCTATATCAAAGTTGCGATCAGGTTGTGGTCGTACTTTGGTATCACCACAGAGCATGCAAGTACAATCCGATCATATTGATGATACAACTCAAGCTTCTATAGCTACCTGCAAATTTCTTGATCCAAAGTACACTAAAACAAAAGGAGCCCCTAAGAAGCTTCGAAAGAAAGGTCCGTTGGAGAAGTGTTCTAAGAAATCGAAG GTATTGGTGAAATCAAGCAAAGAAAAGAACCCTCAACCGAAAAACATCAATAATGTGATTATTCAACCAGGTGTTCAGAATTCTGTTATGAATCAAATTTCTTTCTCACAGCAATTAATG GGTGTTCATCTTCATCCTTGGAATGTCGATTATGGACTACATTTAGTATCAAACTATGGAGTTGATCAAGCATTGACAACGTTATGCTCATCAAGATGGTGTTCGAATGAGGATGAAGTGATCGGATCCAACGGTgtaatcaataataaagcacgTTAA